The following coding sequences are from one Collimonas arenae window:
- a CDS encoding porin: MKKSLLALAVLGTMGSVNAAYAQSNVTIYGLIDATISTVNHADSNGDRLTSIPVAWFSGNRIGFRGAEDLGSGLKAIFKLEAEFVVGTGEMDTPGVLFNRDAWVGLQDNTFGQITLGRQNTLARDFSQVYGDAYGSKLGLEEGGYTNNNNFKQLIFYSGSATGTRYDNGLVWKKVFSNGIVAGLGYQFGETAGAFSRNTTKSAAIGYNGSNFVVSGFVNEADVGNGISNSTEKHKSYSLGGSYIFDLVRLNAGYFHYTAEQGALGQRKDNAYTVSAKFTPQGSFDYEIGYQVMKADNAAYNAAGTSTLSAYADASASTATGSGNKKTLYGSTFYHLSKRTELYVAADYMKLSDGYRVGSANGFKNQTEFALGMRTRF; the protein is encoded by the coding sequence ATGAAAAAGTCGCTTTTAGCGCTGGCTGTCCTTGGGACCATGGGATCTGTAAATGCGGCATACGCGCAATCCAATGTCACTATTTATGGCTTGATCGATGCCACCATCAGCACCGTCAATCACGCCGACAGCAACGGCGATCGCCTGACCAGCATCCCGGTCGCCTGGTTCAGCGGCAACCGCATCGGCTTCCGCGGCGCGGAAGATTTGGGCAGCGGCCTCAAAGCCATTTTCAAACTGGAAGCCGAATTCGTAGTAGGCACCGGCGAAATGGATACACCGGGCGTACTGTTTAACCGCGACGCATGGGTTGGCTTGCAAGACAACACTTTCGGCCAGATCACATTGGGCCGCCAAAACACGCTGGCGCGCGATTTTTCGCAGGTCTACGGCGATGCGTACGGCTCCAAGCTCGGATTGGAAGAAGGCGGCTACACCAACAACAACAATTTCAAGCAACTGATTTTCTACTCGGGCAGCGCTACCGGCACTCGCTATGACAATGGCCTGGTCTGGAAGAAAGTGTTCAGCAACGGCATAGTGGCCGGCCTCGGTTACCAGTTCGGCGAAACTGCCGGCGCATTCTCCCGCAACACCACTAAATCGGCGGCCATCGGCTACAACGGATCGAATTTTGTGGTTTCCGGTTTCGTCAACGAAGCAGATGTCGGCAACGGCATCTCCAACAGCACCGAAAAGCACAAGTCCTACTCGCTGGGTGGCAGCTACATTTTCGATCTGGTGCGTTTGAACGCCGGCTACTTCCATTACACGGCAGAGCAAGGTGCTCTCGGCCAGCGTAAGGACAATGCGTACACCGTATCGGCCAAGTTCACGCCACAAGGTTCGTTCGATTATGAAATCGGTTACCAGGTGATGAAGGCTGACAACGCTGCTTACAACGCAGCCGGCACCAGCACACTGAGCGCCTACGCTGACGCCAGCGCCTCGACCGCGACCGGTAGCGGCAACAAGAAAACTCTGTACGGTTCGACCTTCTACCATCTGTCGAAACGTACTGAACTGTATGTCGCCGCCGACTATATGAAACTTAGCGACGGCTATCGCGTCGGTTCCGCCAACGGTTTCAAGAACCAGACTGAATTTGCGCTAGGCATGCGTACCCGCTTCTAA
- a CDS encoding undecaprenyl-diphosphatase, with protein MEELNQTLFLLINANKNATPNPILLDAALVCAELLIFLIPISLLLSWLRGGEQTRKLMLEAVVAGVVGLSISLVIGMLWNHPRPFVIGLGSNLLAHSPDSSFPSDHLTLQWSVAFSFLLHQRLRKIGLVLSLLGLPMAWARIYLGVHFPLDMVGAALVAIISARLSHRCASWLIGPLFRCVSRIHGFVFAPLIRRGWMTK; from the coding sequence ATGGAAGAACTCAATCAAACCCTGTTCCTGCTGATCAACGCAAATAAAAACGCCACCCCCAATCCGATCCTGCTCGACGCAGCCCTCGTCTGCGCCGAACTGCTGATCTTCCTGATTCCGATTTCGTTGCTGCTGAGCTGGCTGCGCGGCGGCGAACAGACCCGCAAGCTGATGCTGGAAGCGGTGGTTGCAGGCGTCGTCGGTTTATCGATCAGCCTGGTCATCGGCATGCTGTGGAATCATCCAAGGCCGTTTGTAATCGGCCTCGGTAGCAATTTGCTGGCGCACTCTCCCGATTCGTCATTCCCCAGCGATCACCTGACTTTACAATGGTCGGTCGCCTTCAGTTTCCTGTTGCATCAACGCTTGCGCAAGATCGGCCTGGTGCTGAGCCTGCTTGGACTGCCGATGGCATGGGCGCGCATTTATCTCGGTGTCCATTTTCCACTCGACATGGTCGGTGCGGCGCTGGTCGCCATCATCAGCGCACGGTTGAGCCATCGCTGTGCATCGTGGCTAATCGGCCCCTTGTTTCGATGCGTGTCGCGCATCCATGGCTTTGTATTTGCACCATTGATCCGGCGCGGCTGGATGACGAAATAG
- a CDS encoding CaiB/BaiF CoA transferase family protein, translating into MNNVPVNQQSSLQGVKVIELGTLIAGPYAASLLGQFGAEVIKIESPGDGDPLRKWRKLHNGTSLWWYSQSRNKKSVTLNLKSAQGQQIVRDLVKDADIVIENFRPGTLEGWGLGWDELSKINPNLIMVRVSGYGQDGPYHARPGFAAIAESMGGLRNLAGYPDRPPVRVGVSIGDTLASLYGVIGALLAMHHLKANGGKGQFIDIALYEAVFGVMESLIPEYAEFGFVRERTGASFPGISPSSTYPCRSDANGEHYVIIAGNGDSIFKRLMHAIGRSDLAEDPSLARNDGRAQNNDMIDAAIAEWTSQHDLEHVLQVLEQAEVPSSKVYTAADIHQDPHFRARDMIQQHVLPDGQPIDLPGIVPKLSVTPGQTNWVGPELGQHTDVVLASIGRNPEQIALLREQGVV; encoded by the coding sequence ATGAACAACGTCCCCGTCAATCAGCAATCCTCTCTCCAAGGTGTCAAGGTAATCGAACTCGGCACCCTGATTGCCGGACCTTACGCCGCCAGCCTGCTGGGCCAGTTCGGCGCTGAAGTGATCAAGATCGAATCGCCGGGAGACGGCGATCCTTTGCGTAAGTGGCGCAAGCTGCATAACGGCACCTCGCTATGGTGGTACTCGCAGAGTCGCAACAAGAAGTCGGTGACACTGAACCTGAAGTCGGCGCAAGGCCAGCAAATCGTACGCGACCTGGTCAAGGATGCCGATATCGTGATCGAGAATTTTCGTCCAGGCACACTCGAAGGTTGGGGGCTGGGCTGGGATGAGTTATCGAAAATCAATCCGAACCTGATCATGGTCCGGGTCTCGGGTTATGGACAGGATGGCCCGTATCATGCGCGTCCCGGTTTTGCAGCGATCGCTGAATCGATGGGCGGCCTGCGCAACCTGGCCGGCTATCCAGACCGGCCGCCGGTGCGCGTCGGCGTCAGCATCGGCGATACGCTGGCGTCGCTGTATGGCGTGATCGGTGCGCTGCTGGCGATGCATCATCTCAAGGCAAATGGCGGCAAAGGACAGTTCATCGACATCGCCTTGTATGAAGCGGTGTTCGGGGTGATGGAAAGCCTGATTCCCGAATACGCCGAGTTTGGTTTCGTGCGCGAGCGCACAGGCGCCAGTTTTCCCGGCATTTCGCCGTCCAGTACATACCCTTGCCGCAGTGATGCGAACGGCGAGCACTACGTGATCATCGCCGGTAACGGCGACAGCATCTTCAAGCGTCTGATGCATGCCATTGGCCGCAGTGACCTGGCTGAAGATCCGAGCCTGGCGCGCAACGATGGCCGGGCGCAGAACAATGACATGATCGACGCTGCAATTGCCGAGTGGACGTCGCAACACGATCTGGAGCACGTGCTGCAGGTGCTGGAGCAAGCCGAGGTACCGAGTAGCAAAGTCTATACTGCCGCCGATATCCACCAGGACCCGCATTTCCGCGCGCGCGACATGATCCAGCAGCATGTGTTGCCGGATGGGCAGCCTATCGACTTGCCAGGCATCGTGCCGAAACTTTCGGTGACGCCGGGACAGACCAATTGGGTCGGGCCGGAACTGGGACAGCATACGGATGTAGTGCTGGCATCCATCGGCCGCAATCCTGAGCAGATCGCGCTGCTGCGGGAGCAGGGCGTAGTTTGA
- a CDS encoding glycine zipper family protein, producing MINGTTKVIAASMAVLLSGCVTAPTGPNVMALPGAGKSYEQFRNDEADCQRAAQDRIGPYAPQAAADNAVGTAAAGTVIGAAAGALIGAATGRAGAGAAIGGGVGLLAGSSVAGDSASRSSYGMQRQYNNVYTQCMYAKGNQVPVSGGYANNRRQYAPPQYAPAPQYSTPPDYYPPQPRGNYGPPPDYAPY from the coding sequence ATGATTAACGGAACAACCAAGGTAATCGCGGCTTCAATGGCCGTGCTGCTGTCCGGCTGCGTTACCGCGCCGACAGGACCAAATGTCATGGCGCTGCCTGGCGCCGGTAAAAGCTATGAACAGTTCCGCAATGATGAGGCAGACTGCCAACGTGCCGCCCAAGACCGTATAGGGCCATACGCGCCGCAGGCCGCTGCCGATAATGCCGTAGGCACTGCCGCAGCCGGGACGGTGATTGGTGCCGCAGCCGGCGCCTTGATCGGCGCAGCAACCGGACGCGCCGGTGCGGGTGCCGCTATCGGTGGCGGCGTTGGTTTGCTGGCCGGCAGCTCGGTCGCCGGCGACTCGGCATCGCGCAGCAGCTATGGCATGCAGCGCCAGTACAACAACGTGTACACGCAATGCATGTACGCCAAGGGCAATCAGGTTCCGGTCTCCGGCGGCTACGCCAACAATCGCCGCCAGTATGCCCCACCGCAGTATGCGCCGGCGCCACAATATTCGACGCCGCCTGATTACTACCCGCCGCAACCACGCGGCAATTACGGTCCACCACCGGATTACGCACCTTACTGA
- a CDS encoding ATP-binding protein has translation MRNFLGSVANRVFLILLAGILVAAGTTSWLADNEKRKAFKELYEFRIAERVEQIVYSIDNVGPEMRALVLRTGENFGLEASLVKDTEHAVDDNPTLTTLLKTRLGGDRRVTVAKQTDCKLRDRRGPEFRRIDECQVVYVSLKDGALLKVKLRMMRDPGSPPGRPPGMPFLSPYFALFLLLIGILAFIVAKMTARPIQHLANAAGSLGSDIDRPPLDETGPTEVRQAAAAFNAMQARIKRQIQHRTHMLAAITHDLQTPLTRLRLRLEKVSDGELRHKLLEDLAVMQSMVREGLDLARSMDSAEVMQMLDIDSLLDSVCADAVDARQDVTLEGSTRASIMAQPNTLRRCLTNLVDNAIKYGRYARLKVARDGSDIVITIRDGGMGIPADQLEVVFDPFFRLETSRSRDTGGTGLGLTIARNIAENHRAVLELHNHPEGGLEVTLRLPARG, from the coding sequence GTGAGAAATTTTCTTGGCTCGGTTGCGAACCGGGTGTTCCTGATTTTGCTGGCGGGGATCCTGGTCGCCGCCGGCACTACCAGCTGGCTGGCCGATAATGAGAAGCGCAAGGCATTCAAGGAGTTGTATGAATTCCGGATTGCCGAGCGGGTTGAGCAAATCGTCTACTCAATCGATAACGTTGGCCCTGAAATGCGCGCGCTTGTATTGCGCACGGGCGAAAATTTCGGCCTTGAAGCGAGTCTGGTCAAGGACACCGAACATGCAGTCGACGACAATCCAACACTGACTACACTGTTGAAAACCCGGCTCGGCGGGGACCGCCGCGTGACCGTAGCGAAGCAGACCGACTGTAAATTGCGTGATCGCCGTGGGCCCGAATTCCGTCGCATCGACGAATGCCAGGTGGTCTACGTGAGTCTCAAGGATGGCGCTTTGCTCAAGGTCAAGTTGCGGATGATGCGCGACCCGGGCAGCCCTCCTGGACGGCCTCCAGGCATGCCTTTCCTGTCTCCGTATTTCGCCTTGTTCCTGCTGCTGATCGGCATTCTGGCATTCATTGTGGCCAAAATGACGGCGCGGCCGATCCAGCATCTTGCCAATGCGGCCGGCAGCCTGGGGAGCGATATCGACCGGCCGCCACTGGATGAAACCGGGCCCACCGAGGTGCGACAGGCTGCCGCCGCCTTCAACGCCATGCAAGCGCGCATCAAGCGCCAGATACAGCATCGCACCCACATGCTGGCGGCGATTACTCACGATTTGCAAACGCCGTTGACCCGTCTGCGCCTGCGTCTGGAAAAAGTCAGCGACGGCGAGTTGCGCCATAAATTACTGGAGGACCTGGCGGTCATGCAAAGCATGGTGCGCGAGGGGTTGGATCTGGCGCGCAGCATGGATTCCGCGGAAGTGATGCAAATGCTGGACATCGATTCGCTGCTCGACAGTGTTTGCGCCGATGCGGTCGATGCGAGGCAGGATGTGACGCTGGAAGGCAGCACCCGCGCCTCGATCATGGCGCAGCCAAATACGTTGCGGCGCTGTCTGACCAATCTGGTCGACAATGCGATCAAATACGGACGTTACGCCCGTCTGAAGGTGGCGCGCGACGGCAGCGATATCGTCATTACGATTCGCGATGGCGGGATGGGAATTCCGGCAGATCAGCTGGAAGTGGTATTCGATCCGTTCTTCAGACTTGAGACATCCCGCTCGCGCGACACCGGCGGCACAGGTCTGGGACTGACCATCGCCCGCAACATCGCAGAGAATCACCGAGCTGTGCTCGAACTGCACAATCATCCCGAGGGCGGCCTGGAAGTAACGTTGCGCTTGCCTGCAAGGGGATAG
- a CDS encoding response regulator yields METAAHILVVDDDHEIRTLLAEYLDANGFRTLIATNGNDMRKVLSEARVDLIVLDLTLPGEDGLTLCRNLRADSNIPVIMLTARGEPLDRILGLEMGADDYLSKPFEPRELFARIRSVLRRTQALPPNMASPEAQQIQFGRWTLDLIARHLVNNEGLVVALSGAEYRILKVFLDHPNRVLNRDQLLELTQGRESDPFDRSVDIQISRLRQKLGDDARTPVIIKTVRNEGYVLATTVTVES; encoded by the coding sequence ATGGAAACTGCTGCTCACATACTGGTGGTCGACGATGATCACGAAATCCGCACCTTGTTGGCGGAATACCTGGACGCCAACGGCTTTCGCACCTTGATCGCGACCAATGGCAACGACATGCGCAAAGTGCTGTCGGAAGCGCGGGTTGATTTGATCGTTCTGGATCTGACATTGCCCGGCGAAGATGGCCTGACGCTGTGCCGCAACCTGCGTGCCGATTCGAATATCCCGGTGATCATGCTGACGGCGCGCGGCGAACCGTTGGACCGCATTCTCGGCCTCGAAATGGGCGCCGACGATTACCTGTCCAAGCCGTTCGAGCCGCGCGAATTGTTTGCGCGGATTCGCAGCGTACTGCGCCGCACCCAGGCGCTGCCGCCGAACATGGCGTCGCCAGAGGCGCAGCAAATCCAGTTTGGACGCTGGACACTGGACCTCATCGCGCGCCATCTGGTCAACAACGAAGGACTGGTGGTGGCTTTGTCGGGGGCAGAATACCGCATTCTCAAGGTATTTCTGGATCATCCTAATCGCGTGCTCAATCGCGACCAGTTGCTCGAATTGACGCAGGGCCGCGAATCCGATCCATTCGACCGCTCGGTCGATATCCAGATCAGCCGCCTGCGCCAGAAGCTAGGCGACGATGCGCGCACGCCGGTGATCATCAAGACCGTGCGCAATGAGGGCTATGTGCTGGCGACCACGGTGACAGTCGAGTCATGA
- a CDS encoding Spy/CpxP family protein refolding chaperone has translation MFTLRKQILIGVTALSFAAMGVTAYAQQADGPVGRHAPTPEQQAKFAANMAKRQAKLHDDLKITPDQEAAWQTFLGKIKPVRPEGAPPRPNKEEWAKQTAPERLDHQMEFLKRAEARLAEHTAAVKEFYAVLTPTQQKTFDEHFNKMMKHRFGHRGFHQGGPEGRP, from the coding sequence ATGTTCACGCTTCGCAAACAAATATTGATCGGCGTTACAGCACTGAGTTTTGCTGCCATGGGCGTGACTGCCTACGCACAACAGGCTGACGGTCCTGTCGGCCGCCATGCGCCGACACCGGAACAGCAAGCCAAATTCGCCGCCAATATGGCAAAACGCCAGGCAAAATTGCATGACGATCTGAAGATCACACCAGACCAGGAAGCGGCATGGCAGACGTTCCTGGGCAAGATCAAGCCGGTCCGTCCAGAAGGTGCGCCACCACGTCCGAACAAGGAAGAATGGGCCAAGCAGACCGCTCCAGAGCGCCTGGATCACCAGATGGAATTCCTGAAACGCGCTGAAGCCCGCCTGGCCGAGCACACCGCGGCCGTCAAGGAATTCTATGCAGTTCTGACACCGACACAGCAAAAGACCTTTGACGAGCACTTCAACAAAATGATGAAACATCGCTTCGGTCATCGTGGCTTTCATCAAGGCGGACCGGAAGGCCGTCCATAA
- a CDS encoding MdtA/MuxA family multidrug efflux RND transporter periplasmic adaptor subunit, whose translation MTTTPTPKADQHPPLQSRTATLQNQHQGGFIRGWMWLIVVVVLALAAYLIWGRSHQSADATAAKSGQAAGGGGKGGKRGAFAGAGGPLPVGVAAAKTGDINIYLSGLGSVTPEATAIVKSQVSGTLMKLHFKEGQIVKAGDLLAELDPRPYQVLVKEAEGQLIKDTALLKAAQIDLQRYRTLLAQDSIASQQVDTQAALVKQYEGTVRSDEGTLDNARLQLTYSRITAPISGRLGLRQVDLGNLVQTSDTNGIVVITQLQPITTVFSIPEDNIPSVMKQIQAGKKLPTDVWDRDQRNKLDSGSLLTIDNQVDSTTGTVKLKAETPNANYALFPNQFVNARLLLDTLRNATVIPNAAIQRGSSGNFVYVVKPDHTVTIRQVTAGPVEGESTAINNGIAVGETVVIDGIDKLKEGAKVEPIARDGSVAAATAAGGAAAGAHKGGHRHRQDASADAAASSAPASAANRNGQ comes from the coding sequence ATGACTACTACACCCACTCCAAAAGCCGATCAACATCCCCCGCTGCAAAGCCGGACCGCCACACTGCAAAATCAACATCAGGGCGGATTCATTCGCGGCTGGATGTGGCTGATAGTGGTTGTTGTACTGGCGCTGGCCGCTTACCTGATCTGGGGACGTAGCCACCAATCCGCCGACGCGACGGCGGCCAAATCGGGGCAAGCGGCCGGAGGCGGCGGCAAAGGCGGCAAGCGCGGCGCATTTGCCGGCGCCGGTGGGCCACTGCCGGTCGGTGTGGCGGCCGCAAAAACCGGCGACATCAACATCTATCTGTCGGGCCTCGGCAGCGTTACTCCTGAAGCCACCGCGATCGTCAAAAGCCAGGTTAGTGGCACATTGATGAAACTGCATTTCAAGGAAGGGCAGATCGTCAAGGCTGGCGATTTGCTGGCAGAACTGGATCCACGGCCCTATCAGGTGTTGGTGAAGGAAGCAGAGGGCCAGTTGATCAAGGACACCGCCCTGCTGAAGGCAGCGCAAATCGATTTGCAGCGCTATCGCACGCTGTTGGCGCAAGATTCCATCGCCAGCCAGCAGGTGGATACCCAGGCGGCGCTGGTCAAGCAATACGAAGGCACCGTCCGATCCGATGAAGGCACACTCGACAACGCTCGCCTGCAACTGACTTATTCCCGGATCACCGCACCGATCAGCGGCCGCCTTGGCCTGCGCCAGGTAGACCTCGGCAATCTGGTGCAGACCAGCGATACGAACGGCATCGTCGTCATTACCCAGCTGCAGCCGATTACGACCGTTTTCAGCATCCCGGAAGACAATATTCCAAGCGTGATGAAGCAGATCCAGGCGGGCAAGAAGCTGCCAACCGATGTCTGGGACCGCGATCAGCGCAACAAACTGGACAGCGGCAGCCTGCTGACCATCGACAACCAAGTTGACAGCACCACCGGCACGGTCAAGCTGAAAGCGGAAACGCCGAATGCCAACTATGCCTTGTTCCCGAATCAGTTCGTGAATGCGCGCCTGCTGCTCGATACACTCCGCAACGCCACCGTCATCCCCAATGCTGCGATCCAGCGCGGCTCCAGCGGCAATTTCGTGTACGTGGTCAAACCCGACCATACCGTCACCATCCGTCAAGTGACAGCCGGTCCGGTCGAAGGTGAATCGACAGCGATCAACAACGGCATCGCCGTCGGCGAAACAGTCGTCATCGACGGTATCGACAAGCTCAAGGAAGGCGCCAAAGTAGAGCCTATCGCACGTGACGGCTCCGTAGCTGCAGCTACTGCCGCAGGCGGCGCTGCGGCAGGCGCCCATAAAGGTGGCCACCGCCATCGGCAAGATGCCAGCGCCGATGCAGCCGCCAGCAGCGCGCCAGCCAGCGCCGCCAATCGCAACGGTCAATAA
- a CDS encoding MdtB/MuxB family multidrug efflux RND transporter permease subunit has product MNPSRQFILRPVATSLLMLAIFLAGIVAYKQLPLSALPEVDYPTIQVVTLYPGASPDVMTSSVTAPLERQFGQMPGLNQMSSTSSGGASVITLQFSLDLSLDIAEQEVQAAINAGSNLLPSDLPTPPIYNKVNPADTPILSLAITSKTLPLPKVQDLIDTRLAQKISQVPGVGLVSLSGGQRPAVRLQINPRAVAALGLNLDDIRTAIGNANVNQAKGSFDGPARASTIDANDQLRSADEYRNLIIAYKSGAPIRVSDIADVVDDAENVRLAAWANQSPAIILNIQRQPGANVIGVVDNIKKILPQLQDTLPGAIDVQILTDRTTTIRASVSDVQFELLLSIALVVMVIFLFLRSVPATIIPSVAVPLSLIGTFGVMYLTGFSVNNLTLMALTIATGFVVDDAIVMIENISRYIEEGMKPLQAALKGAEQIGFTIISLTFSLIAVLIPLLFMGDVVGRLFREFAITLAVAILISAVISLTLTPMMCAKLLHHIPEEKQSWFYRKSGAFFDNIIARYGVALQWVLRHQFSTLIVAIGTLVLTVVLYIFIPKGFFPVQDTGVIQGISEASQSVSFAAMAERQQALAAVVLKDPAVESLSSFIGIDGTNATLNSGRMLINLKPREQRNMSASDIIRRLQPELDRQVGGITLYMQPVQDLTIEDSVSRTQYQFSVEDANPAELSIWVPKLIERLRQIPQLADIASNQQDLGLQAYIAIDRDAASRLGITTAAIDNALYNAFGQRLISTIYTQSNQYRVVMEVKPEFQKGPTALNSIYLVAGNGNQVPLSSIATIEERTSPLVVNHIGQFPATTISFNLAAGASLGDAVKAIHAAELDIGMPDSIQTQFQGAALAFQASLSNTLMLILAAIVTMYIVLGVLYESYIHPITILSTLPSAGVGALLSLMIAGSDLGIIGIIGIILLIGIVKKNAIMMIDFALDAERNEGKSPRDAIYQACLLRFRPILMTTMAALLGALPLMLGTGVGSELRQPLGITMVGGLLVSQVLTLFTTPVIYLAFDNLARRMRERFGSKDADSDDDHNDDAVAEPVKP; this is encoded by the coding sequence ATGAATCCCTCACGTCAGTTTATTCTTCGGCCGGTTGCCACCTCACTGCTGATGTTGGCCATTTTTCTGGCCGGTATCGTCGCGTACAAACAATTGCCGCTCTCGGCGCTGCCGGAAGTCGATTACCCGACTATCCAGGTAGTCACGCTCTACCCGGGAGCTAGCCCGGATGTCATGACCTCCTCGGTCACCGCGCCGCTGGAACGCCAGTTTGGCCAGATGCCGGGGCTCAACCAGATGTCGTCGACCAGTTCCGGCGGCGCCTCGGTCATTACGCTGCAATTCAGCCTGGACCTGAGCCTGGATATCGCCGAGCAGGAAGTGCAAGCGGCGATCAACGCCGGCAGCAACCTGCTGCCGTCCGACCTGCCGACACCGCCGATCTATAACAAGGTCAATCCGGCCGACACCCCTATCCTGTCGCTGGCGATCACTTCCAAGACGCTGCCGTTGCCGAAGGTGCAGGATCTGATCGACACCCGCCTGGCGCAAAAAATTTCGCAGGTGCCGGGCGTCGGCCTGGTCAGCCTGTCGGGCGGCCAGCGCCCTGCCGTGCGGCTGCAGATCAATCCGCGCGCCGTCGCCGCGCTGGGGCTGAATCTTGACGATATCCGCACCGCCATCGGCAACGCCAACGTCAACCAGGCCAAGGGCAGTTTCGACGGCCCCGCGCGCGCCTCGACCATCGACGCCAACGACCAGCTACGCTCGGCCGACGAATACCGCAACCTGATCATCGCCTATAAGAGCGGTGCGCCGATCCGCGTCTCCGATATCGCCGACGTTGTCGACGATGCCGAAAACGTCCGGCTGGCAGCCTGGGCCAACCAGTCACCGGCAATCATCCTGAATATCCAGCGCCAGCCCGGCGCCAACGTCATCGGCGTGGTCGACAACATCAAGAAGATCCTGCCGCAGCTACAAGACACCTTGCCCGGCGCCATCGATGTCCAGATCCTGACCGACCGCACCACTACCATCCGCGCCTCGGTGTCGGACGTGCAGTTCGAACTGCTGCTGTCGATCGCGCTGGTGGTGATGGTGATTTTCCTGTTCCTGCGCAGCGTCCCTGCCACCATCATTCCCAGCGTGGCAGTGCCGCTGTCGCTGATAGGCACCTTCGGCGTCATGTACCTGACCGGTTTTTCGGTCAACAACCTGACCCTGATGGCGCTCACCATCGCTACCGGCTTCGTGGTCGACGATGCGATCGTCATGATCGAGAATATCTCGCGCTATATCGAAGAAGGCATGAAGCCTTTGCAGGCAGCCCTGAAAGGCGCCGAGCAGATCGGCTTCACCATCATTTCCCTGACTTTCTCGCTGATCGCCGTGTTGATTCCGCTGCTGTTCATGGGCGACGTGGTGGGACGCCTGTTCCGCGAATTCGCCATCACGCTGGCAGTGGCGATCCTGATTTCGGCCGTAATTTCGCTGACCCTGACGCCGATGATGTGCGCCAAGCTGCTGCATCACATCCCGGAAGAAAAGCAAAGCTGGTTCTACCGCAAGAGCGGTGCGTTTTTCGACAACATCATCGCCCGCTACGGCGTCGCCCTGCAATGGGTATTGCGCCATCAGTTCTCCACCCTGATCGTCGCCATCGGCACGCTGGTACTGACCGTAGTACTGTATATCTTCATCCCGAAAGGCTTTTTCCCGGTGCAGGACACCGGCGTCATCCAGGGCATTTCGGAAGCCAGCCAGTCAGTCTCCTTTGCCGCCATGGCGGAACGGCAACAGGCGCTGGCCGCCGTGGTGCTGAAGGATCCCGCAGTGGAAAGTCTGTCTTCCTTCATCGGCATCGATGGCACCAACGCCACCCTCAACAGCGGCCGCATGCTGATCAACCTGAAGCCGCGCGAACAGCGCAACATGAGCGCCAGCGACATCATCCGCCGCCTGCAGCCGGAGCTGGACCGCCAGGTCGGCGGCATCACGCTGTACATGCAGCCGGTACAGGACTTGACCATCGAAGACAGCGTCAGCCGCACCCAGTATCAGTTCAGCGTCGAGGACGCCAATCCCGCCGAGCTCAGCATCTGGGTGCCCAAGCTGATCGAGCGCCTGCGCCAGATCCCGCAGTTGGCCGATATCGCCAGCAACCAGCAGGATCTCGGCTTGCAAGCCTATATCGCGATCGACCGCGACGCTGCCTCGCGTCTCGGCATCACTACCGCGGCGATCGACAACGCCTTGTATAACGCCTTCGGCCAGCGCCTGATCTCGACCATCTACACCCAGTCCAACCAGTACCGGGTGGTGATGGAAGTCAAGCCGGAATTCCAGAAGGGTCCGACAGCGCTGAACAGCATCTATCTGGTGGCCGGCAACGGCAACCAGGTGCCTTTGTCCAGCATCGCCACCATCGAAGAGCGCACCTCGCCGCTGGTGGTCAACCATATCGGCCAGTTCCCCGCCACCACGATCTCCTTCAATCTGGCGGCAGGCGCCTCGCTTGGCGACGCCGTCAAGGCGATCCATGCGGCGGAGCTGGATATCGGCATGCCGGACAGTATCCAGACCCAGTTCCAAGGCGCGGCGCTGGCGTTCCAGGCATCGCTCAGCAACACGCTGATGCTGATCCTGGCGGCCATCGTCACCATGTACATCGTGCTCGGCGTGCTGTATGAAAGCTATATCCATCCGATCACCATCCTGTCGACGCTGCCGTCGGCCGGCGTCGGCGCTCTGCTGTCGCTGATGATCGCCGGCAGCGATCTTGGCATCATCGGTATCATCGGGATTATCCTGCTGATCGGTATCGTCAAGAAAAACGCCATCATGATGATCGACTTTGCCCTGGACGCCGAGCGCAACGAGGGCAAGAGCCCGCGCGATGCGATCTACCAGGCTTGCCTGCTGCGTTTCCGGCCTATCCTGATGACCACCATGGCGGCCTTGCTGGGCGCCTTGCCGCTGATGCTGGGCACCGGCGTCGGCTCGGAACTGCGGCAACCACTGGGGATCACCATGGTCGGCGGGTTGCTGGTATCGCAAGTGCTGACCCTGTTCACCACGCCAGTGATCTACCTGGCCTTCGACAACCTGGCGCGCCGCATGCGCGAACGCTTCGGCAGCAAGGATGCCGACAGCGACGACGACCATAACGACGACGCGGTAGCGGAGCCGGTTAAGCCGTGA